Proteins found in one Bicyclus anynana chromosome 26, ilBicAnyn1.1, whole genome shotgun sequence genomic segment:
- the LOC112050948 gene encoding uncharacterized protein LOC112050948, which yields MSSRKTMGASYSSFSSPKNGAELNTHKTEEQIMQESKLEAKNKLKKIHRQIGQLEKRKTKLTKVLKVKKNRTRKITVSVQDFGSTSRVRSHLEVAQVTTNEMVSPSDNVQIQLAQSTETNMTNKVINNNEQPTEICSTTKFVKRVSFAGENTFSRTQVDKSVLELPCTNSAQLVRDTQNFNSETNTASTTQKELCGLTEKIRKEPNTDKTMLNYSSAYNDYLCGATSKPKKAGLVNERPVIREQGRHIQFTQSLDLQDAKQKKKRRTAVTNRSTVNQSLYQRESALRRSGHVYKPSVNIPAMTYRKPILKHKPTLNKPTPHTITNCAAPSHEQMLAEPTISSAESRNISHIQRYFDKLEQCPAPGSSLVNLTHFTSKLRTYITALELLNVKHVSEGDIMKLVCSKLEPYLLSNWCIYAQKHSKKDVPIIKTMLEFLTVQVDVGLKYLYPYTAEMLKTERQICKHK from the coding sequence ATGTCTTCAAGAAAAACAATGGGAGCATCATACTCAAGTTTTTCATCCCCTAAAAATGGAGCAGAACTCAATACGCACAAAACCGAGGAGCAAATCATGCAAGAGTCGAAATTAGAGGCgaaaaacaaactaaagaaGATTCACCGTCAAATCGGTCAActtgaaaagagaaaaacaaagcTAACAAAAGttttgaaagtaaaaaaaaatcgcacCCGTAAAATAACTGTGAGTGTGCAGGATTTTGGATCAACATCACGGGTGAGGAGTCATCTTGAAGTAGCTCAGGTCACGACAAATGAGATGGTAAGTCCATCAGATAATGTACAGATTCAACTCGCTCAGTCCACAGAAACCAATATgacaaataaagtaattaataataacgaGCAGCCCACTGAGATTTGCAGTACAACCAAATTTGTAAAAAGAGTTTCTTTTGCTGGTGAGAATACATTTAGTCGGACACAAGTAGACAAGTCTGTCCTGGAATTGCCTTGCACAAACTCCGCTCAGCTGGTCAGAGATACccaaaattttaatagtgaGACAAATACAGCATCTACAACCCAAAAAGAACTATGTGGTCTGActgaaaaaataagaaaagaacCTAATACAGACAAAACAATGCTTAATTATTCAAGCGCCTATAATGACTACTTGTGTGGTGCAACTAGTAAGCCAAAAAAAGCGGGTTTGGTAAATGAGAGACCTGTAATAAGGGAACAGGGCCGACACATTCAGTTTACACAATCCCTAGATTTACAGGATgcgaaacaaaagaaaaaaagaagaacaGCTGTCACAAATCGTAGTACAGTGAATCAATCTTTATATCAACGTGAATCTGCATTACGTAGATCAGGCCATGTATATAAGCCTTCAGTAAATATACCAGCCATGACTTACAGAAAACCAATCCTCAAACATAAGCCTACATTAAATAAACCTACACCACATACAATAACCAATTGTGCAGCACCGAGCCATGAACAGATGCTCGCTGAACCAACAATCAGTTCCGCAGAATCGAGGAACATTAGCCATATCCAAAGATATTTTGACAAACTTGAACAATGTCCCGCACCAGGCTCTTCTCTAGTAAATCTCACTCACTTCACAAGCAAACTTCGTACCTACATAACAGCACTGGAATTGTTGAATGTGAAGCATGTATCCGAAGGAGACATAATGAAGCTGGTGTGCTCCAAGCTTGAGCCATATTTGCTGTCAAATTGGTGTATTTATGCACAAAAGCATTCTAAAAAGGATGTACCGATCATTAAGACAATGCTAGAGTTCCTCACAGTACAGGTGGATGTTGGATTAAAATATCTGTACCCATATACTGCGGAGATGTTGAAAACTGAAAGACAAATTtgcaaacacaaataa